In Blastopirellula sp. J2-11, a single genomic region encodes these proteins:
- a CDS encoding glutamate synthase subunit beta: MGKPTGFMEYKREVVPYRDPLLRVHDYDEFQIHVDEQHLKTQGARCMDCGVPFCQSATGCPVDNLIPEWNDLVYKGRWREALDRLHKTNNFPEFTGRVCPAPCENACVLGITNPPVAIKNIEAAIVDRGWEEGWITPKPPTKRTGKKVAVIGSGPAGMAAADQLNKAGHQVTVYERDDRIGGLLMYGIPNMKLEKERVVERRVNLMKAEGIEFVTNAHIGVNVEMADLRKDNDAVVLAVGATKPRDLPIPGRDLNGAYFAMQFLKANTKSLLDSELKDGNYISAEGKDVIVIGGGDTGTDCLGTSIRHGCKSVVNFELLPQPPAERAPENPWPQWARIFRVDYGHQEAEAKFGQDPRTYCVLSKEFLGDGKGNLTGIRTVNVEWKNENGRWNMQEVPGSEKEWKADLILLAMGFLGPEETLVEKLGMETDQRSNFKAEYGRFATSIDGVFAAGDCRRGQSLIVWAINEGRGAARECDRYLMGKTELP, from the coding sequence ATGGGTAAGCCCACCGGATTTATGGAATACAAACGCGAAGTGGTCCCTTACCGGGACCCGCTGCTTCGCGTCCACGATTACGATGAATTTCAAATTCATGTTGACGAGCAACACCTGAAAACGCAGGGCGCTCGTTGCATGGACTGCGGAGTGCCGTTTTGCCAAAGCGCAACCGGTTGCCCTGTTGATAACCTGATTCCTGAGTGGAACGACCTGGTCTACAAGGGACGTTGGCGCGAGGCGCTCGATCGTCTCCACAAGACCAACAACTTCCCCGAGTTCACCGGTCGCGTCTGTCCCGCGCCTTGCGAAAACGCTTGCGTGCTCGGCATCACCAATCCGCCGGTCGCGATCAAGAACATTGAAGCGGCGATTGTCGATCGTGGTTGGGAAGAAGGGTGGATCACCCCGAAACCGCCGACCAAACGAACCGGCAAAAAGGTCGCCGTCATCGGATCTGGTCCGGCCGGTATGGCCGCCGCCGATCAGTTGAACAAAGCGGGCCATCAGGTCACCGTCTACGAGCGTGACGATCGTATCGGCGGGTTGCTCATGTACGGAATTCCGAACATGAAGCTCGAAAAAGAACGAGTCGTCGAGCGACGCGTCAACTTGATGAAGGCCGAGGGGATCGAGTTCGTCACCAACGCTCATATCGGCGTCAACGTCGAAATGGCCGATCTCCGCAAAGATAACGACGCCGTCGTGTTGGCCGTCGGCGCGACCAAGCCGCGTGATCTGCCGATTCCGGGGCGCGATTTGAACGGCGCCTATTTCGCCATGCAGTTTTTGAAGGCGAACACGAAGAGCCTGCTCGACTCGGAATTGAAAGATGGCAATTACATCTCGGCCGAGGGGAAAGATGTGATCGTCATCGGCGGCGGCGACACCGGCACCGACTGTCTCGGCACGTCGATTCGACATGGTTGCAAAAGCGTCGTCAACTTCGAACTGTTGCCGCAGCCGCCTGCCGAACGAGCGCCGGAGAATCCTTGGCCGCAATGGGCGCGGATCTTCCGCGTTGACTACGGTCACCAGGAAGCGGAAGCGAAGTTCGGGCAAGACCCGCGCACGTACTGTGTTCTCAGCAAAGAGTTTCTCGGCGACGGCAAGGGCAACTTGACCGGCATCCGTACGGTCAACGTCGAGTGGAAAAACGAGAACGGCCGCTGGAACATGCAGGAAGTTCCCGGCAGCGAAAAAGAATGGAAGGCCGATCTGATTCTGTTGGCGATGGGCTTCCTTGGCCCTGAAGAAACGTTGGTCGAAAAGCTGGGCATGGAAACCGACCAACGGTCGAATTTCAAAGCCGAGTACGGCCGTTTCGCAACCAGCATTGACGGCGTCTTCGCCGCCGGCGACTGTCGCCGCGGTCAAAGCCTGATCGTCTGGGCGATCAACGAAGGTCGCGGCGCCGCCCGCGAATGTGATCGCTACCTGATGGGGAAGACGGAACTTCCGTAA
- a CDS encoding DUF1559 domain-containing protein, which translates to MKNRTGFTLVELLVVIAIIGVLIALLLPAVQQAREAARRMSCTNNLKQLGLALHNYHDVNKRLPIGTGQVTAVWQGTGNHGSWLVRLLPFVEQTNVYDRLDKSDVDLSTTANGDPLYQVVIRDFICPSDDHDGTWTGSQGYPATQKRAVANYSASMGSQNNSPCGTHNNFFGTGPDVRNDEDFGNLAKLSGVIGHRAVAAAFKDITDGLSNTIALGEVRPKCSNHVRRGWLAANSLYTGTGIAINFNTCEGTPGSGTGCNQHVNQWGASQGFKSIHPGGCNFVFCDGSVHFVSETIDMVNYQRLGDRRDGQPLTEF; encoded by the coding sequence ATGAAAAACCGAACAGGTTTTACGCTGGTTGAACTGCTGGTGGTCATTGCGATCATCGGCGTCTTGATCGCTTTGTTACTACCGGCTGTGCAGCAAGCGCGCGAAGCGGCGCGGCGGATGAGTTGCACCAACAATTTGAAGCAATTGGGACTTGCGCTGCATAACTACCACGACGTCAACAAACGCTTGCCGATTGGCACGGGACAGGTCACCGCAGTTTGGCAAGGCACAGGCAATCATGGCAGTTGGTTGGTTCGGTTGTTACCCTTTGTCGAGCAGACGAATGTCTACGATCGACTTGATAAGTCTGATGTCGATCTCAGCACGACCGCCAATGGCGATCCGCTGTACCAGGTTGTGATCCGAGATTTCATCTGTCCTAGCGATGACCATGACGGCACTTGGACCGGCAGCCAAGGTTATCCGGCGACCCAAAAGCGGGCGGTGGCTAACTACTCGGCCAGCATGGGCAGTCAAAATAATTCACCTTGCGGCACCCACAATAATTTTTTTGGAACGGGCCCCGACGTGCGCAATGATGAAGACTTTGGCAACCTGGCGAAACTGTCAGGCGTGATTGGTCACCGGGCCGTGGCGGCGGCGTTCAAAGACATTACGGATGGCCTATCAAATACGATCGCACTCGGAGAAGTTCGGCCGAAATGTTCAAACCATGTCCGCCGCGGTTGGTTGGCTGCAAACAGTCTCTACACCGGCACTGGGATCGCGATCAATTTTAATACCTGCGAAGGGACGCCCGGTTCAGGGACAGGCTGCAATCAACATGTCAATCAATGGGGCGCTTCGCAAGGTTTTAAGTCGATTCATCCCGGCGGATGCAACTTCGTCTTTTGCGACGGTTCGGTTCACTTTGTGAGTGAGACGATCGACATGGTGAACTATCAGCGATTGGGGGATCGCCGCGACGGTCAGCCGCTCACCGAATTCTAA
- a CDS encoding carboxypeptidase-like regulatory domain-containing protein, which produces MSRLVSWVSRCLAPAILLIAAIGCGRGNPLGLVPVSGRVTLDGAPLADATVSFIPEQGRPASGTTNAEGRFELTTLDPGDGVMPGDHKVTVMKYADHDAEKNPYARLVSLVPVHYVELKTTPLTVSVPKSGDSNVEITLAKK; this is translated from the coding sequence ATGTCTCGTCTTGTAAGTTGGGTGAGTCGATGCCTAGCGCCGGCGATCCTACTGATTGCGGCGATTGGTTGCGGCCGAGGAAATCCGCTTGGATTGGTGCCGGTCAGCGGTCGAGTGACGTTGGATGGTGCGCCGCTGGCCGACGCGACCGTTTCGTTTATTCCAGAACAAGGTCGACCCGCTTCCGGAACGACCAATGCCGAAGGAAGGTTTGAGCTGACGACGCTCGATCCAGGCGATGGCGTCATGCCTGGCGATCATAAGGTGACCGTGATGAAATACGCCGATCACGACGCCGAGAAAAATCCTTACGCCAGGCTCGTCAGTTTGGTTCCGGTTCACTATGTGGAGTTGAAGACGACTCCGCTGACGGTCAGCGTCCCTAAGTCGGGCGACAGCAATGTTGAGATCACGTTAGCGAAGAAGTAG
- a CDS encoding SDR family oxidoreductase produces MSFDVNGKVALVTGANRGIGKTIVESLLSHGAKKVYAAVRDLKSADPLVAQYGDRVIPVEVDLQKPATITAAAQTASDVELVVNNAGVYKSQTPLSPEAADALQFEFDVNVYGLLRVAQAFAPVLKKNGGGAFVQLNSVVSIKTFLSAATYSASKAASYSITQALREELGAQGTAVVSVHPGPIATDMADAAGMSEGAEPPTVVSEGIIHALKKGEFHVFPDSMAKQFGGGYESYAKNFIEANLAEA; encoded by the coding sequence ATGAGTTTCGACGTAAACGGCAAAGTTGCTTTGGTCACCGGCGCCAACCGCGGAATTGGCAAAACAATCGTAGAATCGCTCCTCTCACACGGCGCCAAAAAGGTGTACGCCGCGGTTCGCGATCTGAAGTCGGCCGATCCGCTGGTCGCCCAATATGGCGATCGCGTCATCCCGGTCGAAGTCGATCTGCAAAAGCCGGCGACCATCACCGCCGCGGCCCAAACGGCGAGCGACGTAGAACTGGTGGTCAACAACGCCGGCGTCTACAAGTCGCAGACTCCGCTTTCTCCCGAAGCGGCTGACGCGCTGCAGTTTGAGTTCGATGTTAACGTCTATGGACTATTGCGAGTCGCCCAAGCCTTTGCCCCGGTGCTGAAGAAAAATGGAGGGGGCGCCTTCGTCCAACTCAACTCGGTCGTCTCGATCAAGACCTTCCTCAGCGCGGCGACCTACTCCGCATCGAAGGCCGCTTCCTACTCGATCACCCAGGCGCTGCGCGAAGAACTGGGCGCCCAAGGAACCGCCGTCGTCAGCGTCCATCCTGGCCCGATCGCGACCGACATGGCCGACGCCGCCGGTATGAGCGAAGGCGCCGAACCGCCGACGGTGGTCAGCGAAGGCATCATCCACGCGCTGAAGAAGGGCGAGTTCCACGTCTTCCCCGACTCGATGGCCAAACAATTTGGCGGCGGCTACGAAAGCTACGCCAAGAACTTTATCGAAGCCAACCTGGCCGAAGCGTAA
- a CDS encoding protein-L-isoaspartate(D-aspartate) O-methyltransferase, whose product MSQAFSPQQEANFAQLRAEMAKQQLCPRGIHDRAVLAAMRRVPRHQFVPGLSQHLAYEDNAIPLSAGQTISQPYIVALMTQLAHVDEKSRVLDLGAGSGYQSAVLAEIGAEVYAMEILRELADSAAERLRTLGYRNVHLKQGDGYAGWPSAAPFDAILIAAASPQVPPPLLDQLAIGGRLVMPLGDAPQILQCIRKVGSDQFEHEKIAPVQFVPMTGRVRR is encoded by the coding sequence ATGTCGCAGGCGTTCTCGCCGCAACAAGAAGCGAACTTCGCCCAACTGCGGGCCGAAATGGCCAAACAGCAGCTTTGCCCGCGGGGTATCCATGATCGAGCCGTCTTGGCCGCGATGCGTCGCGTCCCGCGTCATCAGTTTGTCCCTGGCCTCTCGCAGCATTTGGCCTATGAGGATAATGCGATCCCGCTCTCCGCGGGACAAACCATCTCGCAGCCTTATATTGTTGCGCTGATGACGCAGTTGGCGCACGTCGACGAAAAGTCGCGCGTGCTCGACCTGGGCGCCGGTTCGGGCTATCAATCGGCGGTGCTAGCCGAGATCGGCGCCGAGGTCTACGCGATGGAGATCTTGCGCGAACTCGCCGACTCTGCGGCCGAACGTCTGCGCACACTTGGCTATCGCAACGTTCATCTGAAACAAGGAGATGGCTATGCTGGTTGGCCGAGCGCCGCTCCCTTTGATGCGATTCTCATCGCCGCCGCTTCCCCCCAGGTTCCTCCACCGCTGCTCGACCAGCTTGCCATCGGGGGAAGACTGGTCATGCCGCTGGGCGATGCTCCTCAGATCTTGCAATGCATTCGCAAAGTAGGAAGCGACCAGTTCGAGCACGAAAAAATCGCCCCCGTACAATTTGTGCCGATGACCGGCCGCGTTCGCCGGTAA
- a CDS encoding purine-nucleoside phosphorylase, which translates to MLDLFDKIEEAVAAIRKKWDKVPTAGIILGTGLGGLVEEIEVEASLEYEEIPHFPSSTAVSHRGRLVCGTLNGLPVVAMEGRFHMYEGYSLKQITLPVRVMKALGADLLVCSNASGGMNPYFHCGDIMVIEDQINLLGDNPLIGINDDRLGPRFPDMCEPYDLSLVDMALEIARQENIVAHKGVFVAVAGPNLETRAEYRFLRQIGADAVGMSTVPEVIVAVHCGMKVIAMSIITDLCLPDALKPANVADIIATANEAQPRLCTLVKGVLARVQAGG; encoded by the coding sequence ATGCTCGACCTGTTCGACAAAATCGAAGAAGCGGTCGCCGCGATCCGCAAAAAATGGGACAAAGTCCCGACCGCCGGTATTATTTTGGGAACCGGGTTGGGCGGATTGGTCGAGGAAATCGAAGTCGAAGCGTCGCTCGAATATGAAGAGATTCCGCACTTTCCTTCGTCAACGGCCGTCAGCCATCGTGGACGTTTGGTTTGCGGCACGCTGAATGGACTGCCGGTGGTAGCGATGGAAGGCCGCTTCCACATGTACGAAGGGTACTCGCTGAAACAGATCACGCTGCCGGTCCGCGTGATGAAAGCGCTCGGCGCCGATCTGCTGGTTTGCTCCAATGCCTCCGGCGGGATGAATCCTTATTTTCATTGCGGCGACATCATGGTGATCGAAGATCAAATCAATCTGCTGGGCGACAACCCGCTGATTGGGATCAACGACGATCGTCTGGGGCCCCGTTTTCCGGATATGTGCGAACCATACGATCTTTCGCTGGTTGATATGGCGCTGGAAATCGCGCGGCAAGAGAACATCGTCGCACACAAGGGAGTCTTTGTTGCGGTGGCCGGTCCGAATCTGGAAACGCGTGCCGAGTATCGTTTCCTGCGTCAGATCGGCGCCGATGCGGTTGGCATGTCGACCGTGCCGGAAGTGATCGTCGCAGTCCACTGCGGCATGAAAGTGATCGCGATGTCGATCATCACCGACCTCTGCTTGCCTGACGCGCTGAAGCCGGCGAATGTCGCCGATATTATCGCGACCGCCAACGAAGCCCAGCCCCGTTTGTGCACGTTGGTCAAAGGAGTGTTGGCCCGCGTTCAAGCCGGCGGTTAA
- a CDS encoding purine-nucleoside phosphorylase: protein MFRLSAEVEEIAAAVRRRWNRRPKAGVILGTGLGSLTEGIDVEASIDYDDLPYFPQTTALSHAGRLIGGKLAGVDVLVMEGRFHLYEGYSLDQITLPVRVMKALGADLLVVSNASGGMNPYYESGDIMLIEDHINLMWRSPLQGHADETKQAERFPDMSSPYDRNLLERAAEIARREAIRVHQGVYVAMSGPNYETRAEYRFLRNIGGDVVGMSTVPEVIVARQCGLQVLALSTVTNVCLPDDLGRVGKYDVVNAAKGAEPKLRRIVREVIREA from the coding sequence TTGTTTCGACTGTCTGCTGAAGTGGAGGAAATCGCCGCCGCGGTCCGTCGCCGTTGGAATCGCCGTCCCAAAGCGGGCGTGATTCTCGGGACCGGATTGGGGAGTCTCACCGAAGGAATCGACGTCGAGGCGTCGATCGACTACGACGACCTGCCGTACTTTCCTCAAACGACCGCGCTCAGCCATGCCGGTCGCTTAATCGGCGGCAAGTTGGCAGGCGTCGACGTCTTGGTGATGGAAGGTCGCTTTCATCTCTACGAGGGATACTCGCTCGACCAGATCACGCTGCCGGTTCGCGTGATGAAGGCGCTGGGCGCTGATCTGTTGGTCGTCAGCAACGCGTCGGGCGGGATGAATCCTTACTATGAGTCGGGCGACATCATGCTGATTGAAGATCACATCAACCTGATGTGGCGCAGTCCGCTGCAAGGGCACGCCGACGAAACGAAGCAGGCCGAACGCTTTCCCGACATGTCCTCTCCGTATGATCGCAACTTGCTAGAGCGAGCCGCCGAGATCGCGCGCCGTGAAGCGATTCGCGTTCATCAAGGGGTGTACGTCGCGATGAGCGGACCAAATTATGAGACCCGCGCCGAATATCGTTTTCTACGCAACATCGGCGGCGATGTCGTCGGCATGTCGACGGTGCCCGAGGTGATTGTCGCTCGGCAATGCGGTTTGCAGGTTCTGGCGCTGTCGACCGTGACCAACGTTTGTCTGCCGGACGATCTAGGACGCGTCGGCAAGTATGACGTGGTCAACGCAGCCAAAGGCGCCGAGCCGAAGCTGCGGCGGATCGTGCGGGAAGTGATTCGCGAAGCCTAA
- a CDS encoding NAD(P)/FAD-dependent oxidoreductase has product MDRQTAIIIGAGPAGLTAAYELLTRTKIKPIVLEMSDMVGGISRTINYKGNRIDIGGHRFFSKSDRVMDWWVNMLPIEEGADASFTIKYQNQTRDISHNGNGKGADPDKVDDVMLVRPRKSRIYFLRKFFDYPISLSAETITNLGPVRMAKIGTSYLQARLFPIKNEQNLEQFFINRFGKELYLTFFKSYTEKVWGVPCDEISAAWGAQRIKGLSITKAIMHAVKKPFKKKDVSQKGVETSLIEQFLYPKHGPGQMWETCAKKIVELGGELHHGAKVDQLHVEGDKIVGVTVVNQQGEKRRIDGDYVFSTMPINELMRSMDSEVPANVKEVSEGLQFRDFITVGMLVNKLKIKENTPQGEQLVRDNWIYIQERDVLIGRLQIFNNWSKYLVADPNTVWMGLEYFCYENDDLWNKSDEEMAELGKMELAKIDIIDENEVLDATVIRVPKTYPAYFGTYDRFNEIREYVDKFDNLYLIGRNGMHRYNNQDHSMLAAMTAVDNICAGSTEKNNVWDVNTEQEYHEEAKK; this is encoded by the coding sequence ATGGATCGCCAAACAGCCATCATTATTGGCGCCGGACCTGCCGGCTTAACCGCCGCTTATGAACTGCTGACGCGGACCAAGATCAAGCCGATCGTCCTGGAAATGTCGGACATGGTCGGCGGCATCTCGCGCACGATCAACTACAAGGGGAATCGCATCGACATCGGCGGACACCGCTTCTTCTCGAAGTCGGACCGCGTGATGGACTGGTGGGTCAATATGCTGCCGATCGAAGAAGGCGCCGACGCGAGCTTCACGATCAAGTACCAAAATCAAACGCGCGACATCTCGCACAACGGCAACGGCAAAGGCGCCGACCCCGATAAAGTAGATGATGTGATGCTGGTTCGTCCCCGCAAGAGCCGCATCTACTTCCTGCGGAAATTTTTTGACTATCCGATTTCGCTAAGCGCCGAAACAATCACCAACCTCGGTCCCGTCCGCATGGCGAAGATCGGCACGAGCTATCTGCAAGCGCGATTGTTTCCGATTAAAAACGAACAGAACCTCGAGCAGTTCTTTATCAATCGCTTCGGCAAAGAGCTCTATCTGACCTTCTTCAAATCCTATACCGAGAAGGTCTGGGGCGTGCCCTGCGACGAAATCAGCGCCGCTTGGGGCGCCCAACGGATCAAGGGTTTGTCGATCACCAAAGCGATCATGCACGCGGTAAAAAAACCGTTCAAGAAGAAGGACGTCAGTCAGAAAGGGGTCGAGACCTCGCTGATCGAGCAGTTCCTCTATCCCAAACATGGTCCGGGCCAAATGTGGGAAACCTGTGCGAAGAAGATCGTCGAACTTGGCGGCGAACTCCATCATGGCGCTAAGGTCGATCAATTGCACGTCGAGGGAGACAAAATCGTCGGCGTGACGGTGGTGAACCAGCAAGGCGAAAAACGCCGCATCGACGGAGACTATGTCTTCTCGACAATGCCGATCAACGAACTGATGCGCTCGATGGACAGCGAAGTTCCGGCCAACGTTAAAGAGGTGAGCGAAGGGCTGCAATTTCGCGACTTTATCACCGTCGGCATGTTGGTCAACAAGCTGAAAATCAAAGAAAACACCCCGCAGGGTGAACAACTGGTCCGCGACAACTGGATCTACATCCAAGAACGCGACGTGCTGATCGGCCGTCTGCAGATTTTTAACAACTGGAGCAAATACCTGGTCGCCGACCCAAACACGGTCTGGATGGGGCTAGAGTATTTCTGCTACGAGAATGACGATCTTTGGAACAAGTCGGACGAAGAAATGGCGGAACTCGGCAAAATGGAACTCGCCAAAATCGACATCATCGACGAGAACGAAGTGCTCGACGCGACCGTGATTCGCGTCCCCAAAACCTATCCCGCCTACTTCGGCACTTACGATCGATTTAACGAGATTCGCGAGTATGTCGACAAGTTCGACAACTTGTATCTGATCGGCCGCAACGGGATGCACCGCTACAACAACCAAGACCATTCGATGCTCGCGGCCATGACCGCCGTCGACAACATCTGTGCAGGCTCGACCGAAAAGAACAACGTTTGGGACGTTAACACCGAGCAAGAGTATCACGAAGAAGCGAAGAAGTAA
- a CDS encoding VOC family protein, with the protein MSLAHFTLATRDAETTASFFTQIFGWKRLNVPGNTDVLAIWLDIGQDQQMHVLQIEGFEVSPFEKEFGRHFAFFFPAAELPEIRDRLTAAGVMVIPPIRETPFERFFFQDPTGYMWEVIDRDHFVRE; encoded by the coding sequence ATGAGCCTGGCCCACTTTACGCTGGCGACGCGCGACGCCGAAACGACCGCGTCGTTCTTTACGCAGATCTTCGGCTGGAAGCGGCTCAACGTTCCCGGCAACACCGACGTGCTGGCGATCTGGCTCGACATCGGCCAGGACCAGCAGATGCATGTGCTGCAGATCGAAGGGTTTGAGGTCTCGCCGTTTGAAAAGGAATTTGGGCGTCATTTCGCTTTTTTCTTTCCCGCCGCCGAGTTGCCGGAGATTCGCGATCGTCTGACTGCGGCCGGCGTCATGGTGATCCCGCCGATTCGAGAAACGCCGTTCGAGCGATTCTTTTTCCAGGACCCAACTGGCTATATGTGGGAAGTGATCGACCGCGATCATTTTGTGCGGGAATAA
- a CDS encoding type 1 glutamine amidotransferase domain-containing protein has translation MNASKPLTGKRIVIFVGDIYEDLELWYPHLRLIEAGAQSVLAGPEAGVTYAGKHGYPAKSDISIADVDPSQFDGVICPGGFMPDKLRRDDKVKEILRHFDQQQQLIAAVCHGGWMPISAGVYQGVRTTGSPGIKDDLINAGAIWEDASVVIDRHHVTSRKPDDLPDFCVGILQVLTGAAQ, from the coding sequence ATGAACGCAAGCAAGCCGCTGACCGGCAAACGGATCGTCATTTTCGTCGGCGATATTTACGAAGATCTGGAGCTGTGGTATCCCCACCTGCGGCTGATCGAAGCTGGCGCACAGTCGGTTTTGGCCGGTCCCGAAGCGGGCGTCACCTACGCCGGCAAGCATGGCTATCCGGCGAAAAGCGACATTTCGATCGCTGACGTCGATCCCAGCCAATTTGACGGCGTGATCTGCCCCGGCGGGTTCATGCCCGACAAGCTGCGCCGCGACGACAAGGTGAAAGAGATCCTGCGCCATTTCGATCAACAGCAACAGCTGATCGCCGCCGTTTGCCACGGCGGGTGGATGCCGATTTCGGCCGGCGTTTATCAAGGCGTGCGCACCACCGGTTCGCCGGGGATCAAAGATGACCTGATCAACGCCGGCGCGATCTGGGAAGATGCGTCGGTCGTGATCGATCGACATCATGTCACCAGCCGCAAGCCGGACGACTTGCCCGACTTCTGCGTGGGGATCTTGCAAGTTTTGACAGGCGCCGCGCAATGA
- a CDS encoding YceH family protein, with translation MDHENSGGEKQWRPVTSIQRRVLGVLIEKAKTTPDAYPMTLNALTTGCNQKSNRDPQMNLDTDDIEEALEQLRELGAVAEVHGDGRVVKFRHYMKDWLQCEGNELAIMAELLLRGSQTVGELRGRAARMGKIPDMGTLQPILRGLQEKGLVVALTPEGRGQVVTHGLFPEREMEDQRRQFGGGVSVTTPLSQRPVVQAHPVGQGGATTVPSAKPPIEATDGPNESPLVRELRKEIEDLKGEMGRMKKDIEDLWSNLG, from the coding sequence ATGGACCATGAAAACTCCGGCGGCGAAAAGCAGTGGCGCCCCGTGACCTCTATCCAACGCCGCGTTTTGGGCGTGTTAATCGAAAAAGCGAAGACGACCCCAGACGCCTATCCGATGACGCTAAACGCGTTGACGACCGGTTGCAATCAAAAGAGCAACCGCGATCCGCAGATGAATCTGGACACCGACGATATCGAAGAAGCGCTCGAGCAACTACGAGAGCTGGGCGCCGTGGCCGAAGTGCACGGAGATGGCCGTGTCGTCAAGTTTCGTCATTACATGAAAGACTGGCTCCAATGCGAAGGGAACGAGCTGGCGATCATGGCCGAGCTGCTGCTCCGCGGCTCGCAAACGGTCGGCGAGCTCCGCGGACGCGCCGCCCGGATGGGGAAGATTCCGGACATGGGAACCTTGCAGCCGATCCTCCGTGGTCTGCAGGAGAAGGGATTGGTCGTCGCGCTGACGCCCGAAGGTCGCGGCCAGGTCGTCACGCACGGGCTCTTTCCTGAGCGCGAGATGGAAGATCAGCGGCGGCAATTTGGGGGCGGAGTCTCCGTTACCACGCCGTTGTCGCAGCGCCCCGTCGTGCAGGCGCATCCCGTCGGCCAGGGCGGCGCAACGACTGTGCCGTCCGCCAAGCCGCCGATCGAAGCGACGGACGGACCGAATGAGAGCCCGCTGGTCCGTGAGCTGCGGAAAGAGATTGAAGATCTTAAGGGAGAGATGGGGCGGATGAAGAAGGATATTGAGGACTTGTGGTCGAACTTGGGGTAG
- a CDS encoding carboxypeptidase-like regulatory domain-containing protein has protein sequence MFSSCHSSGATIAALLALASLGLTGCQESIGAHVTGVVTYQGEPLPFADIRFLPDPLGPRGAIAKTDDAGRYELMFDVDTVGIYPGEYKVVISTRGSAAQAKRQQAPAPSADTADAANPYANNRSSDVIVGGREMLPMKYCSSKQTVLTANVQEGSNTIDFHLD, from the coding sequence ATGTTCTCTTCTTGTCACAGCAGCGGCGCAACCATCGCCGCGCTGCTGGCCCTCGCTTCGCTGGGCCTGACTGGCTGCCAAGAATCGATCGGCGCTCACGTCACAGGCGTCGTCACCTATCAAGGCGAGCCGCTGCCTTTCGCAGACATCCGTTTCCTACCGGATCCCTTGGGGCCGCGCGGCGCCATCGCCAAAACCGACGACGCCGGACGCTACGAATTGATGTTTGACGTCGATACCGTCGGCATCTATCCCGGCGAATATAAAGTGGTTATCTCGACTCGCGGAAGCGCGGCGCAAGCGAAGCGTCAGCAAGCCCCTGCCCCCTCGGCGGATACGGCAGACGCAGCGAATCCGTATGCGAATAACCGATCCTCCGATGTGATCGTTGGCGGAAGAGAAATGCTGCCGATGAAATATTGCTCCTCCAAACAAACCGTGCTCACTGCGAACGTTCAAGAAGGATCGAATACGATCGACTTTCATTTGGATTAA